CCGCGGCGGGGAGGCGGTCCTCCACCTCGTGGTCAGGCGGTGCCGGGCTCGGTGGGCGGCGACAGCAGGAGGTGGACGGCGGCGGCCACGGCCCCGCCGACCAGCAACGCCGTCCCGAGGAATTCCGCACCGAGCTTCCGTACCATGGGGCCCCCTCGCTCGCCGATACCGAGCAGGCTAACCCCGTGACCGGGCCCGGCCCCGGTTCCCCGCACTCACCGCACGGGCTGGCCCGCACCGTCGACGGCGTACCAGAGACCACCGGAGTTGTCCCGCCCCTCCCCCGTCGCCTGGCCCGGCGCGGTGTCGCCGATCCAGCGGTACAGGGGCCAGCCCGCGTACGTCACCTGCAGGGTGCCGTCGCTGCGACGCGTCGTGGCGACCACGGCGGCGTCGGCGTCGGGCCCGGTGACGGGGGTGGCCACACCCGAGGGCAGTGTCAGCGGAGGCCACTGCGACGCGCAGGACGCCGTACATGTCGATCGCCCCCGGCCGTGGTCGGGCACGAAGAGGTAGAGCGTGAGCCCGTAGCCGTCCACGAGCACCGTGCCGAGTCCCGTGACCGTCGCCGTGTGCACCATGTAGCCGGGTCCCCCGGGGCCCGTCGTCGGCGCCCCGGCGGCCGACACCGTGCCCACGTCACCGGCCCCGCCGCAGGCGCCGAGCACCACCGCCGCCACGGTCACCACGATCGGGGCCGCCAGCTTCGCCACCACCGATCGCGCGCCCACTGTCGCCGCATGGTACCCCCGCCGCCCGGGCGTGAACCGGCGACAGCCTGGGACCGCAGACGGCGGGGCCCCGGGCTTGCCGGCGTCCGACGAGGCAGGGGTCAGCGGCCCTTGAAGTTCGGCTCGCGCTTCTCGGCGAAGGCGCGCATGGCCTCGGCCGTGTCCTCGGTGAAGAAGTTGACCGTCTGGCAACGGGCCTCGTCCTCGAGGGCCTGGGCCATGGTCACCGACATGGCGTTGTCGAGCAGCGCCTTGGTCATCGAGAGGGCGATCGGCGGTCCCGCCGCCAGGCGGCGCGCCCACTCCCCGACGAAGGCGTCGAGCTCGGCGTCGGGAACCACACGGTTGACGAGCCCGACGTCCGCCGCCTCCTGGGCCGACAGGATGTCGGCGAAGTACGCCAGCTCCTTCGCCTTGTGCAGGCCGATGAGCCGGGGCAGGAGCCACGACGACCCTCCGTCGACCGACAGGCCCCGTTTGGCGAAGATCTCCGAGAACCGCGCGTTGTCCGAGGCCACCGTCAGGTCGCAGGCGAGTGCCAGGCTCATGCCCGCCCCGGCGGCGATCCCACGCACCTTGGCGATCGTCGGCTTGGGCAGCCGGTGCAGCGCCAGCATCACCTGGCCGAAGAACCGCATGCGCACGAGGTGGGGATCGGCGGGGTCGCCGCTCACCCCGCT
This Acidimicrobiales bacterium DNA region includes the following protein-coding sequences:
- a CDS encoding enoyl-CoA hydratase, producing the protein MSTETIIVERAEGIVTVTLNRPERKNAGNGLMWQELIDMVGEVARRREDRVVVLTGAGGAFCSGADIADPSGVSGDPADPHLVRMRFFGQVMLALHRLPKPTIAKVRGIAAGAGMSLALACDLTVASDNARFSEIFAKRGLSVDGGSSWLLPRLIGLHKAKELAYFADILSAQEAADVGLVNRVVPDAELDAFVGEWARRLAAGPPIALSMTKALLDNAMSVTMAQALEDEARCQTVNFFTEDTAEAMRAFAEKREPNFKGR